GCCCTGTGGCTGCCTGATGACGCCAGGATCACCGCCGCCGTCCGTGAGCTCGTGGCGTACTGACCATCTCAGGTGATGGTGAGGCCGCCGTCGACCACGATGGTCTGTCCGGTGACGTACCCGCCCGCTGCCGATGCCAGCCAGACGGCGGTGGCGGCGAGTTCCGCCGGGTCGCCGGTGCGTCCCAGCAGCAACCGGGGCAGTTGGGAATCCAGGTAGCCGGGTTTGTACTCGTCGGTCATCTCGGACTTGAAGAAGCCCGGCGCCAAGGCGTTGACCCGGATGCCTTTGCGGGAACCCCACTGCTGGGCCAGGTCTCGGGTCAGGCCGATCACCCCCGCCTTCGAGGCGGTGTAGGCCGCCTGCGGCAGGCCGGCGGTGACGATGCCCAGAACACTGGCGATGTTGATCACCGAGCTGCCGGGTTCCATCACCCGTCCGCACGCCTGCGCCATCCAGTAGGAGCCGTGCAGGTTGACGTCGAGCACCTTGCGGAATTCCTCGGGTGTCTCGCGGGTAGCGGGCACGGCGGTGCCGACGCCGGCGTTGTTGATCAGCACGTCGACGCGGCCGAACTCCGCCATGCAGGCATCGACAAGCGCCTGGCAGGCCTGCGGGTCGGCGACGTCGGTGCCGACGGACAGCGCGCGGCGGCCGGCGGCCTCTACCAAAGCCGCTGTGTCGGAGAGTTTGGCGACGCGACGGGCGCCGAGTGCGATGTCGGCGCCTGCCTCGGCGAACGCCTGCGCAAACGCGACACCGAGGCCCGACGAGGCGCCGGTGACGATGACGACCTTGCCGTCGAGACGGAACGAATCAAGCACTGTCATGGAGTTGTTCTCTTTCTCGCGGTGGAGGCGGCACAGATCTGCCGAGTAATCTACCCTTCGGTTGCTAGATCTCGATTGCGACGCGGAAAGCTGCTCAGTGTTACGCCGATGCTGCTGGATCGGCTGTAAGCCGTTGGCTTCAAGGCACTTTGGCCTCACGCGCACTGGTCACCTTCAGCCTTTTGCTGCGGTGCACGAAAAAGCCCCAGCCGAACGGTTCGTGCCGCACAAACGGTGGGGGAGCAGATGTTTCAGGGTTCCCTCGCGCCGATCAGCGCCTCGGAGATCACGCCGGTCGCCTTCTTCAGCGCGGGCACGGCTTGAGCGATCAACTCCTCGGTGACCTGATTCGAGGGCCCGGAGATGCCAATCGCCATCGGTGTCGGCGCGCCGGGCACCGCCATCGCGACGGAACGAACTCCGATTTCGAACTCCTCGTTGTCGATCGCATAGCCGTCGACGCGCACGCGTTCGACGTTGGCGAACACCGCGGAAAGGGTCGACGCACTGTTCTCCGTCGGTGCGGGAAGTCCCGACTGCGTGACGAGTTTCAGAATGCGTGCGTCATCCAGCTCACCCAAGACGGCCTTGCCCACACCGGTTGTGTGCAGACCGACGCGCTTGCCGACCTCACTTTCGGTCCG
This region of Mycolicibacterium goodii genomic DNA includes:
- a CDS encoding SDR family NAD(P)-dependent oxidoreductase is translated as MTVLDSFRLDGKVVIVTGASSGLGVAFAQAFAEAGADIALGARRVAKLSDTAALVEAAGRRALSVGTDVADPQACQALVDACMAEFGRVDVLINNAGVGTAVPATRETPEEFRKVLDVNLHGSYWMAQACGRVMEPGSSVINIASVLGIVTAGLPQAAYTASKAGVIGLTRDLAQQWGSRKGIRVNALAPGFFKSEMTDEYKPGYLDSQLPRLLLGRTGDPAELAATAVWLASAAGGYVTGQTIVVDGGLTIT
- a CDS encoding IclR family transcriptional regulator, with the protein product MAEKSGGVQSVERAFELMELIGRAGGECSLTELSAESPLPPPTIHRLLRTLVGLGYVRQLPNRRYALGPRLIRLGEVANRQLGAVAAPVLQSLVDELSATASLAVLDGDMVIYTGQVLPATLTRTESEVGKRVGLHTTGVGKAVLGELDDARILKLVTQSGLPAPTENSASTLSAVFANVERVRVDGYAIDNEEFEIGVRSVAMAVPGAPTPMAIGISGPSNQVTEELIAQAVPALKKATGVISEALIGAREP